Proteins encoded in a region of the Methylobacterium radiotolerans JCM 2831 genome:
- a CDS encoding ABC transporter ATP-binding protein has translation MSVIPDAPDPFARDRGGPAQPLLSVSGLVKHFPVRKAGGKRQVVRAVDGVDFDVLKGETLGIVGESGCGKSTTAKLLMGLIERDSGTLLYDGQAVGERAMPWRSYRRQAQMVFQDSYASLNPRMTVEQSIAFGPKVNGVPAREAVERARGLLARVGLEPKRFAGRYPHEISGGQRQRVNIARSLALEPRLVLLDEAVSALDKSVEAQVLNLLLDLKAEFGLTYIFISHDLNVVRFISDRVMVMYLGRVSEIGPSDTVLDAPAHPYTEALLASMPSLDPDNRTQAALLAGDPPNPIDPPAGCRFHPRCALAEDVCGRTEPPLDTIRPLHRVACLARQPGSGHSAAPAGALAA, from the coding sequence GTGAGCGTCATCCCGGACGCCCCCGACCCGTTCGCCCGCGACCGCGGCGGACCCGCCCAGCCGCTCCTCTCGGTCTCGGGCCTCGTGAAGCACTTCCCGGTCCGCAAGGCCGGCGGCAAGCGCCAGGTGGTCCGCGCGGTCGACGGCGTCGACTTCGACGTCCTGAAGGGCGAGACGCTCGGCATCGTCGGCGAGTCCGGCTGCGGGAAGTCGACCACCGCCAAGCTGCTGATGGGCCTCATCGAGCGCGATTCCGGCACGCTGCTGTACGACGGCCAAGCGGTCGGCGAGCGCGCCATGCCCTGGCGGTCCTACCGCCGCCAGGCCCAGATGGTGTTCCAGGACAGCTACGCGTCGCTCAACCCGCGCATGACCGTCGAGCAGTCGATCGCCTTCGGCCCGAAGGTCAACGGCGTGCCCGCCCGGGAGGCGGTGGAGCGCGCCCGCGGGCTGCTCGCCCGGGTCGGCCTGGAGCCGAAGCGCTTCGCCGGCCGCTACCCGCACGAGATCTCCGGCGGCCAGCGCCAGCGGGTGAACATCGCCCGATCCCTCGCCCTGGAGCCGCGGCTGGTGCTCCTCGACGAGGCGGTCTCGGCGCTGGACAAGTCGGTGGAGGCGCAGGTCCTGAACCTGCTCCTCGACCTCAAGGCCGAGTTCGGCCTGACCTACATCTTCATCAGCCACGACCTCAACGTCGTGCGCTTCATCTCCGACCGGGTCATGGTGATGTATCTCGGCCGGGTCTCCGAGATCGGCCCGTCCGACACGGTGCTCGACGCGCCGGCGCACCCCTACACCGAGGCGCTGCTCGCCTCGATGCCGTCGCTCGATCCCGACAACCGCACCCAGGCGGCGCTGCTCGCGGGCGACCCGCCGAACCCGATCGACCCGCCCGCGGGCTGCCGCTTCCACCCGCGCTGCGCCCTGGCGGAGGACGTCTGCGGCCGGACGGAGCCGCCCCTCGACACGATCCGGCCGCTGCACCGCGTCGCCTGCCTCGCCCGGCAGCCCGGCTCGGGCCACTCCGCGGCCCCCGCGGGCGCGCTGGCAGCATGA
- a CDS encoding ABC transporter ATP-binding protein has protein sequence MSGSDPAVALKDLRVAFGKVQVVDGVDLTLERGQALALIGESGSGKSVTLRAILRLFPEGRSRIEGGIRAAGKDVQALTRRQLADFRGGDVSMIFQEPLLAFDPVYTVGRQITEAILRHETISRDEARKRALALFERVRIPSPERRLDNYPHEMSGGMRQRAMIALALACRPQVLLADEPTTALDATVQIQVLLLLRELQRDLGLSIVIVTHDLGAAVEVADRIAVMYAGKIVETGTAHQVVLNPHHPYTIGLLRSRAEGALAKGSRLETIPGSPPDLANRPPGCPFAPRCFLAEERCRREMPPVAEIAPGHRVACWRTEEASAAYRAGPTPVRAAEPVPA, from the coding sequence ATGTCCGGTTCAGACCCCGCGGTCGCCCTGAAGGACCTGCGCGTCGCCTTCGGCAAGGTCCAGGTCGTCGACGGCGTCGACCTGACCCTGGAGCGCGGCCAGGCGCTGGCGCTCATCGGCGAATCCGGCTCCGGCAAGAGCGTGACCCTGCGGGCGATCCTGCGGCTGTTCCCGGAGGGGCGCAGCCGGATCGAGGGCGGCATCCGGGCCGCCGGCAAGGACGTGCAGGCGCTGACCCGGCGCCAGCTCGCCGATTTCCGCGGCGGCGACGTCTCGATGATCTTCCAGGAGCCGCTGCTCGCCTTCGACCCGGTCTACACGGTCGGCCGGCAGATCACCGAGGCGATCCTGCGGCACGAGACGATCTCCAGGGACGAGGCCCGCAAGCGGGCGCTCGCCCTGTTCGAGCGGGTGCGGATCCCGAGCCCGGAGCGGCGCCTCGACAACTACCCGCACGAGATGTCGGGCGGGATGCGCCAGCGGGCCATGATCGCGCTCGCGCTGGCCTGCCGGCCGCAGGTGCTGCTCGCCGACGAGCCGACGACGGCGCTCGACGCCACGGTGCAGATCCAGGTGCTGCTGCTCCTGCGCGAGCTGCAGCGCGACCTCGGCCTGTCGATCGTGATCGTCACCCACGACCTCGGCGCGGCCGTGGAGGTCGCCGACCGGATCGCCGTGATGTACGCGGGCAAGATCGTCGAGACCGGCACGGCGCATCAGGTGGTGCTGAACCCGCACCACCCCTACACGATCGGCCTGCTGCGCAGCCGGGCGGAAGGGGCGCTCGCCAAGGGCTCGCGGCTCGAGACCATCCCGGGCAGCCCGCCGGATCTCGCGAACCGCCCGCCGGGCTGCCCGTTCGCGCCGCGCTGCTTCCTGGCCGAGGAGCGCTGCCGCCGCGAGATGCCGCCGGTCGCCGAGATCGCGCCCGGCCACCGGGTCGCCTGCTGGCGGACCGAGGAGGCCTCGGCGGCCTACCGGGCCGGTCCGACCCCGGTGCGCGCCGCCGAGCCGGTCCCGGCCTGA